AAGCCTTTTCAAgagaataaattaattaaattaattgtgtaGCGTCATGCTGGCCAATTATAGAAAGTTTTAATagaatacatacttatatacatgtaGGTACTTTACCTTATACTCATCATTTGTACACATGTACATCTTAGGACTGTTAAAAGTTAAATGTGCATAAACATGTAAAATATGCGTCAGTTCGAGGTTTGAATACGTCAGAGCACGTTTATGTGTacgatttttgcaattttcatgGAAACGAAAACAATatctacaaatatacatatacatacgtacatatgtatgtagcataGTTATATGacaaatgtttttgttattagaaTAATAAACCTTACACCAAAATGCACCTTTGGCAAGACAAGCATTTGTCAGTTCTTATAAACTTAAATTAGTTATATTTGGAGTAAATTTTAGTGCACACTTGCTTAAACACAACTTTTTTCTCATACTCGCTAGATGCATTATAAATTATTCTTTGTATCCAAAAACACTTGGAAACATTTTACAGACTTTGCGGAGCTTTTTTCCTTTCTTACCATTACtaagtaataattataataatagttCTCTGATGCTGTATGGTAACTTActgttttttataataaatagatttTGAAACAATGAACAATCGTGGCAAAATTCGTTATCTCTTAGGagctacaataataataatttacttatattgtacatatacatgtcagtatatatactatatgtacacatataccatacatatatatgtatttatttaaaaacttcacgcaaaaacatttatttttttgactaTATGAATGTATTTCGTTCACAATCGCTGataagaaaatatgtaaaagttaTCGATATCTTCTGCATATAAAGTTCGAAGTACAAGTATCGGATTTCTTATGTTTGTAtacaatttgataaaaaaaaacctactgaaaaaattaatagccatttatttataatattgggCTCTGCCGTCTAAGATTATCAAACTCTGTACAATATGACTATCAACTCTGACATTTAAACAATATTGAGTGAATGTTCTCTTTAGACACATATGCAGAATAGAATTGTCTTTATtccgtatatacatacatatgtaaacactaGATGAAGCAATGcataaataatagaaatttttaatatcgaCTTTAAAGAAGTTATTGGAGACGATGTCCATGTTCCCAATGCGTATCAATACTATTTAATGTATGCAAAAAAGTTGCTACTgggttaatgttttttatttgtatgttctTTATTGGGCTATagttgaaccagagaacttagaagtcCATTTATGTTCTCTGGTTGAACACTTGCTTTTGTGATAACAACAGAATATAATTGTTTACGAAAAGAGAACAAAGCACACTTTCAAGATTTGACAACACACGTGGTTTGCAAACAACTCTGACATTAGAAAACTTTTGTCAACATATTGtatgattttaaattataaaaagtgcACTCAATTGGGTTTTTAAACGTGTCTGTAAATGAAATTTTGACAAAAGGAAAAGCACCATATCTTTTTGCTTGTAAAAatcattacataaatattaaaacacaataccACGCTTGAGTTTGAGCACAAACAACTTGGGAACAAAACCACCATAAAGTAACTACACAGCAACACTTCGTTTGGATAGCTTTTCTTATTTAAacacagaattaataattttaatacttaCGATTTATTGTGATGTAGTGAAAAGTTCAGGTGATTTTCAGCGACTTAATTGATTTGCTTTTAAGTTGACATTAACAGCTGATGCTTTGAAGACAGTAGAGAAGCACAGCAAAAAgagaacaaaataaaaagtggACACTGTCAAAAACGTACGGAAGCCGtcgatataattaatatactagcctattgaatataaatttgaattgaaataagTTCAGCTCTATTAAATATGAAGCGTTTACATGAAACAGTGGCGACTACGAAGTTGCGGGTACCGTCTGATGTTGATAAGGAGAAACAAGTGAAGATAGATAAGTCTGGCACATCAGAGGAAGATGCTGATTGTGAAGAAGATGAGGGTAGCAGCAGCGATAGTGATAATGAAGATTTCAATAGTAGGtaaagtgaaatgaaattttcGATAGGGTGTTGATAGTACAAAATCTTTCTTGTGCGGTTCGCATGAGATTCTCAGTGGCTATATAGTAATCAAgactatttaaaataataaatatatatttatttatttctaagacGTCACTTACCACGCCTTGGTAAATGCGAAGTTTGCGCCGCTGTTAATGCACGCTATTGCTGCCCTAAATGTGAGGTGAAAACTTGCTGCTTGCGTTGcgtacaaatacataaaaaggAGCTCGACTGTGATGGCAAACGCGAACGTACCAAATTCATACCACTGAGGAAAATGACCAAGATGGATTTTATGAGCGATTATTACTTTTTGGAAGAGTGCACACGTTATGTCAGTGATCGCAAGATGGATACAATAAAACGTTTTACACGTTACAATAAAACATTGCCAACACATTTGTTTCGTTTACGCGGTGCTGCTGCAGAACGCCGTACGGTGCTACGATTTTTGTTGCCTAATTTTACGCGCCACAAAAATAATACCACCTACTTTGATTGGAATTTACGTAAAATTTTTTGGCGCATCGAGTGGGTGTTCGTCAATGCGGGTGGCTTGCAGTATGTGGATGAGCGTTGCGATGAGGATTTGAGGTTGGGACTGCTGTTGgacaaatatgtgaatttaaaaagcgcagaagtcGTTCCAAAAAGGAAGGCATTGGAATACTATGAAAGTGCAGGATTTAATAAACTGAAGGTAAGTAGATTAATATTCATGCGTTTActtaataatttgaatttttttgcaaattaaatagTTGCTACTAAAGGCGGAAGGTATTAAATCTTCGCGTACGCGATATTATGCTTTAGATGTGCGTAAAACATTAAAAGCCAATTTAACAGGCAAAACATTAGTAGAGTTCCCATGCATCTACGTCAGTTATGAAGAAAATCCGGCGGGTTGTGATATTATTGATAgcggtatttttttttgctattaaaccATTGCTTCATATGTTTcatactatattttttaacagaTGAAGATGTCGAAGCGGAGACCAAAAGTCACGAAGCCACCATAGAAGCCTTACACAAACATCGTTTGGTGGAGAATTCAACAAAAAGCGAAAATGGTGACACCGGTGATATAAAAGTGGCGCGTGATGCTGAAAAACTGTCCAATGTTCTAGCAGAGAAACGTCGTGAGACACGTGCGCGCAAACGTGAGGAGTTCGAAAAAGCACACAGCAATTTCCTTTTCACTGACGAGCAATTGTGGGAAATGTTATCGTCTTCAGGTGAAGAAACAGAGAAAGAGAACAGCAAAAGCTAAGTAATAAGTTATATccaaaaaattagtgaaaattcacatatgtatatacatacaaacgtgaATAAGTACGTAAGTAGGTTTAACCCATTTCTAATTGTAATAGACACGTATTGATATTTTACaaactcaaatatattttgtttttatcgagTGAATTAATACATTGTTtcatgcaaaatatttattacaggaaattttttataattctgaTAAATATTGTTTGATAAATTACctagaaaacaaatttaaaaataaacaatttgtcATTCAGTTGTCCCAAAAAAATATACCTATGTTATGCACTTTTATATTGGTATGTCATGCATACAATATTTCGATATACAAATAgtagttagtttttttttatcattattctttttaataaacatttaacaATTATTACAAAACCCAAAAGTACAAAATAAATACTACTATAGCAACACCGGCGGCGCCCAGTTTCAAATACATTGATTTTCGATTTAAGTATGTCGCatcctttttatatttctgaGACATCATCGACAGATTTTGCGTTTTTGTGTCCAAttctgtaaaaacaaaaagcaaaacgcATCTGtggaatattaaattaatgaaaatgatataaatatgACCAACCTGACAACACTGTGCCGCGCTGCAGTACATCATCAATATTTTGTACCTTAAAAaagatataaacaaaattttaatttggcaatCACATTATGCTTCTTACCACTTTTTCTTACCATAATTCGCTGCACGTCCTGCAATTGTGTATTAATCGCATTTATATTTCGTCTCCGATCCGTCAATTGTTTTTTGGCTTTCTGTATGTAAACATCGAATTCGATAAATGCATAGGGGCGAGTCACAGAATTGACACGCCGTCCATagttggcatggaattcttgtGCTAAATCCTCTAAATAGTTAAAGGCCAAACGTTTGGAGTACATTTTATCACACATCACCAGATAGCAAACATCATTTTCAATTAGatagctaaaataaaaattgtgtagTGAAAATTTATCGTATAAAATGTGAAATAGCTCTAACAACAATGATAAGAAaccaagcaaaaacaaaacataccACATAAGCAAAAGATTTGAATAATACTACATAAATTTTTGCACTTTGTActaatttttttgcatacaaCTTACTGGAATAAGTATGGTCCTGTTTCGATACTGCATCGTGCCGGTGAATGTGATCCTAATTTTCTGAAAAGCATTTTCGCTTGATTCTGATACTCCAATATACTGCGCCCGGACTGGTGATGATAAACACGATAGATATTGTATTAGCGTGTGCGAAACAcaattagaaataattaaaacttgACCCTTGACATTGTCGAAACATGCATTTATTTGTCAGTTATTATACATACCTGTTCGTCATCTTGCATGGTACCAACCAATGGAAGTCCATCAATTACACGCGCAATCATAGTTAGCAGTGCCATCTTTGTGTTTCGTGTGCTACGATAGAGCACTTACTACTTCTTAGATCCCTGGGAATATGTTTCACAACTTGCTGTAATTTGCAAACACTGCACTCATTACAACCTCTTGTGGTTTTTAGAAACCTTTTACGTTTATTTATCTTCTGTATAAATCCACTTGTTCTTTTTAGTTACAGTCTAAAAAATGAGCAAAAAACGCAACAAAACAACTAATATATTCGTTTCGCTGCAAATTGGTGAAATTTATAAGTTTAAGCGACCGAACACGTCAGCTAAATGTCAAAATCAGTGGGCAATTggattgttgttgtattgcagGGTTACGAAGTCATCGCAATTCTTAAATAtgctataatttattttatataaaattaaattttttctaaatatatatttttgactcATATTTTCAAACTgcaaaaatactgaaaatttgtctttcatttaaacaaaaaatatattgcaaaaataattaatttctttttctcCTATTCACTCTGTTGCGGAAAACCCATAAACAGGTGAGAAACGTCAGATAATAAATTCGTTTTGAGTTGGCagtgaaatttttcttttgtattgtatgaaattttcaacctagtgaaaatattgtaaatttgtcaaaaattcGCAAGCCAAACGAAGTAATATCGAATACAAACGAAAACGAATTAATTGGCGTGTactatataattgaaattatgcATTTAATTGTTTGTGTAAACACAAAAACTTTAATTGAAAGTGCTTAATTGAACAACAAAGACGTAAGTTGAAAACCAAAAGCTTTgaaggaaaaaaatttacatttactgCATTACGCATTCATCATATGTGAAAGTGTTGCTAGTGTTTTACAAATGAAATGGCGTACTACCAAAAGGGTAGTGTTGAATAAATATACATAGTTAAATCCTATATAAGGGCACACGAAAACTTTACACAACGACAAACTTAGGTTATTGAACTGGCGTTCTGAAGAACATTTGTTTATTTCTGTGTTTTTAGTTACATAATTTTCATTACCAATGCTTGCAGTAAATACtatgaataaatattatatatgcgacGTAAAGTGTACAATTCGCTATGCATGCAACCTTGCTAATTTTGTGTTACCTTTGATCATTAGTTTCGCTACTTGTCAACATAAACTGCATTTTGACATCGCGTTTTTTCAAATGTCACCAATTTGTTCATTGTGGTCTTTCTTTCGCACTGTGTAGATTTTtctctgaaaaatttataacttctaCAAAAATCAcctgtaaatttatatttcgaTTAAACGGAGCGATAATTATACACTAtagtttaaattagaaatatgctataaaacttaaaaagtgCAAGTGTTATTGATTGTGTATTGCAAGCAAGCAAAAGGTAAAACTTCATTGGTGTTGGTGGTGGTTGGTGAAACCATGAAAACTTCCACGTAAACTTTTTCGTTTATGCTTATTTGCCGCACCACCAGTCGTACAaacgcaataacaacaaccatgACTCGAGTATGGGAGTAGTGCCAACAACAAACCGACAACTAAACCATACAATATAGTGTTTTCTTATTCTTGTATGGTCCGTGGACTAAATGGGGCTAGATAGTTGgcatccatatatacatatgtatttattcgaATCATAtccataatttatatatacgtcTGGTGCGTTTTGTACGGTTGTTGGTCGTAAAGCATACGGCATGAAAAACAGCGAACATTATGcagcatttttatataaatattgttagCGAAGCGTTTATTACTTTCAAATTGGCATAAAATGTGATAACTGTGTAATATATTTACTGGCATATAACTCGTGCAACTAtgattgcaacgtgaaataagTCTTACATATAATGATTACAATTTGAATTTATCGGGTTACAATACCTTTATTTCGACTCCTTTCCTttcactttatataatatttaatgatgTTTTCAGTTTGCATTATTGATAACAAATCATTTTCACTTCATGTACATATTAACCTAACTACATACCCATTTCATTTAGACAATTGGTTTCATTTGAACACGGTCAATCACCTTAAATTTACTTGCATATCACCAACattcatatatttgtacatttctCATCAACATTATTTCATGGGCTTTGTTTTATTCCAATCTTTCGCATACAGCTTCAATTTCGGTGCGTAAATTGTTAAAATGTCTTGGGTGCAAAGTAATGTACCACCGCCTACGCTGCCACAGCAGCAGTCGCAACACTCGTATACACAACAGCAGAAACATCTAATTCCACCGGTGGCTCAGCAGCAACAGCCACCgctaaatttacaacaacagcaacagtatTTAGCAACACAAACGCATGCACAAGCAAACACCGTTGCTGCAACTAATGCTTACACGAATCCGGCACCACCCCTTGCATCCAATTTGGCTTCCACCACTGGCGCTTATATGAGCAAACCGATAAACGTTAACAATAACATACATCAGTCGCAACAGCCTAACTCTATGCGCTCACAAATGCATGCCAACGGCGGTACACACCAACAACCGCAGCAGCCTGGCCACTTTGGCATACAACAGGTAACTTGATTTGCATTAACTGGGTCTCGTATGTGTGAAAGTGTTCAAATATGTTGTTTGGTCCTGTCACTGGTGCAATGCTTGttagtatacatacaaacatatctacGGATTTTCGTAGagaatatagaaaatttattgaagCGTTTTGCCAGTTTCGGTCATTACATTTCCGGGCTGtaattttttcttgcaattgggtttatatataaataatactttatttatttcaactttTCATGTTTGCATATagtagattttatatatttatttggtgCATTTAAATTCTCTCAAATACGACGTGTATTGTATTGAAAATGCCAGTTCACGACCTCATTATCATATGCATTTGCACTGCGatacaagtatgtgtgagtGCGTGAATAGCGcttacataccatatacatacatttatatacatatatgcagacGTATGCATGTAAGTAGATCGAGTATATAAAAGgtgattttaataatatttgcatttattgatATTAACAGCTGGTTTCACTAGCAATTCTTTCCAATTTTTTTCTGCTTGTCAGCTAAACAGTATTGCCAGTACTTGCATGTTTATAtatcataataaataatttggttTCGGCTTTAAGATTTCAGTAGTGTTATTTCTTATCTGCAAGTAAGTACAATTTGCAAGTATACACGTATGcaaattgtattgttttttttttataacaagccTGACCAATGAGCGTCATCGGTTTCTACAATGTGTCAATTCTTATACTTTTGTGTTGAGTTTAGctttaaattctaaaatattttgttataactttttattatcgtttattctattttttgtttttatttttatttatttattttatttatttttttgaatacctttgtacgtttttttttaacatcaataaaatcacaaaaatcatttaaaaaatttgaaaatcaatataaatataatacaatttataataataaaaatattaaattttaaacttaaaagcAATAATTGGACGAAAATAAAATCtgacaaatattttctaaaaataagtaaaatttaggGTTTCCTTTACAAGAATGAAAAAtgaattctttaaaaatatttttaaaacaaaataattcataaagaaaaaaatatttcataacaaattaatatacaaaattgatataaattaagaaaaagttAGTTAAAAAATCTTCTCTAAGAAAACGATATAAAAATCGGAAAAATATAGCTAATTTTCAATAGTAACACATCTAAATATACTAAGAcattaaagaaacaaaaaaataataatagaatttAGACAAACCCAACTAGCATAATATTGCAATtcctgtgtacatacatatgtaccataggtatgtaaatatgtaaagtgAAAGATAAACACCACCAAGAGTGACTGCAATATTTCTGCACAAACATTGCGAGTTGTAAACCAGTTTTTCCTTCAAATAaccattagttttatttttgcagcagcagcagccatcAGCCGCAGCGAACGCCTGGCAGCAACAGACTTACGCGCCACCAAACAAAATAATGCAATCGAATGCTGCCGCCGCGAACAATAATtggccgcaacaacaacagcagccacAACAAAATGCCAACAATTTATATCCACAgtcgcagcaacaacaaacaactgcACCGCATAACATCTGGCAACCACCAGATCTGCCAAGTGCGAATAACGTGCCaacacagcagcagcagcaacaagcaTATCCACATCCAACCACATACGACAATTATTTCACAGCAAACCAAAATCAAACGACACAGCAGCAACCAACAACAGCACAGCCAGCTGCACAAACGCCACAATATCAACAGCAGCCGCAACAAGTAGCGCCTGACGCGGCCAACTATTTTCActatcagcagcagcagctgccgCAAATGCCACAGCAGCAGCCGGCACAACAACCAGCCGCCGCTGAGCTGTTCGATAATAGCAATGCGAACAACAGAAGCGATGGTTGGGGCGACTGGGACTGGAATGATAATGGCAATGTGGTGGGCGGTGAAGTGGAGCAAACGCCAGCTGGGCAGCAGGCGCCACCCTCTACGCAAATGCCCATACATAAACCGCCGCACAACGCACTTGAACCACAATCAACGAATTACAACGTGCCGAATGTAATCGAGGAGAGTTTTGGTGCACACTCTAACGACAATTGGAGCTGGAATATTGGCGATGATGTTAATGCGAATGTGCACAACACAGGCGTCGACAACGAAGCAACAACGCTAACACCACAAGTGCCAACTACAAATAATCGTCAAGCGACACAAGTGCCGCGACAAGTTGCGAGCAGCGTTCAAGTGCCTCAGCAGAAAGCCGCTGAATATGCAGTGACTGACGCGAATGATGTGAGGGCTGCCGCGGTAGCAGCAGCAAATGTGGGTGAGTACCGTAAAAAGCAgtagtaataaaataatatgtttcTGACCTGCGGCAGCAGACACTTTgtatattaacatattaatttttccacCTATTTTCATAACGTTTTTACATTTACAGGCAAGTCCGCCACACTAACACTCTCCGAAGCGACCAATGAAAACTACAACACCACGGCGCCAACCCCCGCGCCGCCACCTAGTGCTGCACCCCTACCCGCAGTTGGTGTTGCACCAACCAGCATTCCAAACTCCGTTTATGTGTCACAAGCAAAACCGGTTTCGCGACCTTCACGTCAATATGCTTCGCCACCTGGCGTTGCCAGCCCTACCAATGAGCCATTGGAAAACGCTTTAACACCGCCGCAGGCATTCCAAAATGAGGTAGGCGCAATACAGTCCGAAGCTATGCCGCCCGCAGCACCACCTGTCGGCGTCGCCACTATCGGTCTACCACAGCACACTCCACCACCGCCTGCTTTGTCACCGCCAAGTAATTTGCCGCCACCACCCGGCGCTACCGCCGCTGCGGGTAATCCTTTCAAACGCGCAGTTGCGGCGCAGCATCATCGCGCTGTCAATATCGCAGCGCCACCTACAGCCACGCAGTCGATTACAGCTGCCGCCGTAGCTAACGCCTTTGCTGTGCCACCGCCGCCTGCAGATTTTGCCAATCCACTACTCAATCATTTGGAACCAGATAATTCGGAAATCTTACATGAAAATCAAGAAGTGTTGGGCACGACTTTACCAACACCGCCAACATCGTTGTTGCTTCCTAACACACAAACTATTACTTTGCCTGGTGCGTCAGCAGCAGCGGCACAGGCACAACTACCGCCTCCGCCTAATGATGAGCGCAATCAGTACTTGCAGACGAGTCCACTTTCGGAGAATCCCGATGAGGAGTTTAATTTGGAGGCCGATAGTCTACCGCCGCCCGGTCTGTCGCGGCTCGTGTTAGGACAGCCTGAGCTGCTGGAAGCTACACAGCGCATGGTAACCGGTACGGAGGAGCCGGCCAATATGCATATGGACGAACGGCACGCCGA
The sequence above is drawn from the Bactrocera oleae isolate idBacOlea1 chromosome 5, idBacOlea1, whole genome shotgun sequence genome and encodes:
- the LOC106615096 gene encoding box C/D snoRNA protein 1 — encoded protein: MKRLHETVATTKLRVPSDVDKEKQVKIDKSGTSEEDADCEEDEGSSSDSDNEDFNSRRHLPRLGKCEVCAAVNARYCCPKCEVKTCCLRCVQIHKKELDCDGKRERTKFIPLRKMTKMDFMSDYYFLEECTRYVSDRKMDTIKRFTRYNKTLPTHLFRLRGAAAERRTVLRFLLPNFTRHKNNTTYFDWNLRKIFWRIEWVFVNAGGLQYVDERCDEDLRLGLLLDKYVNLKSAEVVPKRKALEYYESAGFNKLKLLLKAEGIKSSRTRYYALDVRKTLKANLTGKTLVEFPCIYVSYEENPAGCDIIDSDEDVEAETKSHEATIEALHKHRLVENSTKSENGDTGDIKVARDAEKLSNVLAEKRRETRARKREEFEKAHSNFLFTDEQLWEMLSSSGEETEKENSKS
- the Sec22 gene encoding vesicle-trafficking protein SEC22b, translating into MALLTMIARVIDGLPLVGTMQDDEQSGRSILEYQNQAKMLFRKLGSHSPARCSIETGPYLFHYLIENDVCYLVMCDKMYSKRLAFNYLEDLAQEFHANYGRRVNSVTRPYAFIEFDVYIQKAKKQLTDRRRNINAINTQLQDVQRIMVQNIDDVLQRGTVLSELDTKTQNLSMMSQKYKKDATYLNRKSMYLKLGAAGVAIVVFILYFWVL